A genomic region of Microbacterium schleiferi contains the following coding sequences:
- the rpsJ gene encoding 30S ribosomal protein S10, protein MAGQKIRIRLKSYDHAGLDSSARKIVDTVTRAGATVVGPVPLPTEKNVVCVIRSPHKYKDSREHFEMRTHKRLIDIIDPTPKAVDSLMRLDLPADVNIEIKL, encoded by the coding sequence ATGGCGGGACAGAAGATCCGCATTCGCCTGAAGTCGTACGACCACGCGGGGCTTGACAGCTCGGCGCGCAAGATCGTCGACACCGTGACCCGAGCGGGCGCGACGGTCGTTGGACCCGTGCCGCTTCCGACCGAGAAGAACGTCGTGTGCGTCATCCGGTCGCCCCACAAGTACAAGGACAGCCGCGAGCACTTCGAGATGCGCACCCACAAGCGTCTGATCGACATCATCGACCCGACGCCCAAGGCCGTCGACTCGCTGATGCGCCTTGACCTGCCGGCCGACGTCAACATCGAGATCAAGCTCTGA
- the rpmC gene encoding 50S ribosomal protein L29, with the protein MAIGTKTLAPSELDTFEDQRLVEELRKAKEELFNLRFQSATGQLDSHGRIRAVKRDIARLYTVIRERELGIRATPAPVEKATKARKTKAAKSEDDAAKEEAE; encoded by the coding sequence ATGGCGATCGGCACCAAGACGCTCGCCCCGAGCGAGCTCGACACGTTCGAAGACCAGCGCCTGGTCGAGGAGCTGCGCAAGGCCAAGGAAGAGCTGTTCAACCTGCGCTTCCAGTCGGCCACCGGCCAGCTCGACAGCCACGGCCGCATCCGTGCGGTCAAGCGCGACATCGCGCGGCTGTACACCGTCATCCGCGAGCGCGAGCTGGGCATCCGTGCCACGCCCGCTCCCGTGGAGAAGGCGACCAAGGCCCGCAAGACGAAGGCTGCGAAGTCGGAAGACGACGCCGCCAAGGAGGAGGCTGAGTGA
- the rplV gene encoding 50S ribosomal protein L22 gives MVESIARVRHIRVTPQKARRVVALIKGKQAEEALAILKFAPQGASEPIYKLVASAIANARVKADNEGTYFDEGALFVKNAFVDEGTTLKRFQPRAQGRAFQIKKRSSHITVVLATPEVAETAPASQTKKASK, from the coding sequence ATGGTGGAGTCCATCGCACGTGTGCGACACATCCGCGTGACCCCTCAGAAGGCTCGTCGTGTCGTTGCCCTCATCAAGGGCAAGCAGGCCGAGGAGGCCCTCGCGATCCTGAAGTTCGCGCCGCAGGGCGCGAGCGAGCCGATCTACAAGCTGGTCGCCTCGGCGATCGCCAACGCTCGCGTGAAGGCTGACAACGAGGGCACGTACTTCGATGAGGGCGCGCTGTTCGTCAAGAACGCGTTCGTCGACGAGGGCACGACGCTCAAGCGGTTCCAGCCGCGCGCGCAGGGTCGTGCGTTCCAGATCAAGAAGCGCAGCAGCCACATCACGGTCGTCCTCGCGACGCCCGAGGTCGCTGAGACCGCGCCCGCTTCCCAGACCAAGAAGGCGAGCAAGTAA
- a CDS encoding LPXTG cell wall anchor domain-containing protein, producing the protein MFDFSGTGTVEYTLTGEGVGPANLAMVKAAPTSTAVSKAAGETVKVTLPTNAQGSYELKGVLGSESISLTINATIASTGFDAGSMLGVWIGGGVLLLGGVLVTVFAARRERQDA; encoded by the coding sequence TTGTTCGACTTCAGCGGCACGGGCACCGTCGAGTACACGCTGACCGGTGAGGGTGTCGGCCCGGCCAACCTCGCCATGGTCAAGGCCGCACCGACCTCGACCGCCGTGTCGAAGGCAGCGGGTGAAACCGTCAAGGTCACTCTGCCCACGAACGCTCAGGGCTCGTACGAGCTCAAGGGTGTGCTCGGCAGCGAGAGCATTTCCTTGACGATCAACGCGACGATCGCGAGCACCGGCTTCGACGCGGGCTCGATGCTCGGCGTCTGGATCGGTGGCGGCGTGCTGCTGCTCGGCGGCGTGCTCGTCACGGTCTTCGCGGCTCGCCGCGAGCGCCAGGACGCCTAA
- the rpsQ gene encoding 30S ribosomal protein S17 produces MATEAGHERAEHDVRDPNARGYRKTRRGYVVSDKMDKTIVVEVEDRVKHPLYGKVIRRTSKVKAHDEANTAGIGDLVVINETRPLSATKRWRLVEILEKAK; encoded by the coding sequence GTGGCGACCGAGGCCGGTCACGAGCGGGCCGAGCACGACGTGCGCGACCCGAACGCCCGTGGCTACCGCAAGACCCGTCGCGGCTACGTCGTCTCGGACAAGATGGACAAGACGATCGTCGTCGAGGTCGAGGACCGCGTGAAGCACCCCCTCTACGGCAAGGTCATTCGCCGCACGTCCAAGGTGAAGGCGCACGATGAGGCGAACACCGCCGGTATCGGGGACCTCGTCGTCATCAACGAGACCCGTCCGCTGAGCGCCACCAAGCGCTGGCGTCTGGTCGAGATCCTCGAGAAGGCGAAGTGA
- the rplD gene encoding 50S ribosomal protein L4 — MADSTLALDVHKADGKKAGSVELPAALFDVKTNIPLIHQVVVAQRAAARQGTHSTKRRGEVSGAGRKPFKQKGTGNARQGSIRAPHMTGGGIVHGPKPRDYGQRTPKKMIAAALLGALSDRARGDRLHIVDSFGIEGTPSTKAAVAVLANLAPAKNVLVVITRDDETSILSVRNLAYVHVLYVDQLNAYDVLVSDDIVFTKAAYDAFVASKSGATQEVSA; from the coding sequence ATGGCTGACTCGACTCTCGCGCTCGACGTCCACAAGGCTGACGGCAAGAAGGCTGGCTCCGTGGAGCTGCCCGCCGCGCTGTTCGACGTCAAGACGAACATCCCTCTCATCCACCAGGTCGTCGTCGCGCAGCGCGCGGCGGCTCGCCAGGGCACCCACTCGACCAAGCGTCGCGGTGAGGTCTCCGGTGCTGGCCGCAAGCCCTTCAAGCAGAAGGGCACGGGTAACGCCCGTCAGGGTTCGATCCGCGCGCCGCACATGACCGGCGGTGGCATCGTCCACGGCCCGAAGCCGCGTGACTACGGCCAGCGCACCCCCAAGAAGATGATCGCTGCCGCACTCCTCGGTGCGCTGAGCGACCGCGCTCGTGGCGACCGTCTTCACATCGTCGACTCGTTCGGCATCGAGGGCACGCCGTCCACGAAGGCCGCTGTCGCGGTCCTCGCGAACCTCGCCCCGGCCAAGAACGTGCTCGTGGTCATCACGCGCGACGACGAGACCAGCATCCTGAGCGTGCGCAACCTCGCGTATGTCCACGTGCTGTACGTCGACCAGCTCAACGCCTACGACGTGCTCGTCTCGGACGACATCGTCTTCACCAAGGCCGCCTACGACGCCTTCGTCGCGTCGAAGTCCGGCGCCACCCAGGAGGTCTCGGCATGA
- the rplW gene encoding 50S ribosomal protein L23, translating into MTAVNKDPRDIILKPVVSEKSYSLIDEGKYTFLVDPRATKTEIKLAIEKIFGVKVASVNTINRVGKARRTRFGMGKRKDTKRAIVTLKSGSIDIFTAVG; encoded by the coding sequence ATGACCGCTGTGAACAAGGACCCGCGCGACATCATCCTGAAGCCGGTCGTTTCGGAGAAGAGCTACTCGCTCATCGACGAGGGCAAGTACACGTTCCTCGTGGACCCCCGCGCGACCAAGACCGAGATCAAGCTCGCGATCGAGAAGATCTTCGGCGTCAAGGTGGCCTCGGTCAACACGATCAACCGCGTCGGCAAGGCCCGTCGCACCCGTTTCGGCATGGGCAAGCGCAAGGACACCAAGCGCGCCATCGTCACGCTGAAGTCGGGCTCCATCGACATCTTCACGGCCGTCGGCTGA
- the rpsS gene encoding 30S ribosomal protein S19 gives MPRSLKKGPFVDEHLLRKVVSQNEAGSKNVIKTWSRRSMIIPAMLGHTIAVHDGRKHIPVFVTETMVGHKLGEFAPTRTFRGHEKDDKKGRRR, from the coding sequence ATGCCACGCAGTCTCAAGAAGGGCCCCTTCGTCGACGAGCACCTGCTTCGCAAGGTCGTCTCACAGAACGAAGCCGGATCCAAGAACGTCATCAAGACCTGGTCGCGTCGGTCCATGATCATCCCCGCGATGCTCGGCCACACGATCGCTGTCCACGACGGTCGCAAGCACATCCCCGTGTTCGTGACCGAGACCATGGTCGGCCACAAGCTGGGCGAGTTCGCGCCCACCCGCACCTTCCGCGGCCACGAGAAGGACGACAAGAAGGGCCGCCGCCGCTGA
- the tuf gene encoding elongation factor Tu — protein sequence MAKAKFERTKPHVNIGTIGHVDHGKTTLTAAISKVLADKYPSATNVQRDFASIDSAPEERQRGITINISHVEYETPKRHYAHVDAPGHADYIKNMITGAAQMDGAILVVAATDGPMAQTREHVLLAKQVGVPYLLVALNKADMVDDEEILELVELEVRELLSSQDFDGDNAPVIRVSGLKALEGDEQWVNSIVELMEAVDESIPDPVRDKDKPFLMPIEDVFTITGRGTVVTGRAERGTLAINSEVEIVGIRPTQKTTVTGIEMFHKQLDEAWAGENCGLLLRGTKREDVERGQVVVKPGSVTPHTNFEGTAYILSKDEGGRHNPFFTNYRPQFYFRTTDVTGVITLPEGTEMVMPGDTTDMTVELIQPIAMEEGLGFAIREGGRTVGAGTVTKILK from the coding sequence GTGGCTAAGGCCAAGTTCGAGCGGACCAAGCCGCACGTGAACATCGGAACGATCGGTCACGTTGACCACGGCAAGACGACGCTCACCGCGGCGATCTCGAAGGTGCTCGCCGACAAGTACCCGTCGGCCACCAACGTGCAGCGTGACTTCGCGTCGATCGACTCGGCTCCCGAGGAGCGCCAGCGCGGTATCACGATCAACATCTCGCACGTCGAGTACGAGACCCCGAAGCGTCACTACGCACACGTGGACGCCCCGGGTCACGCTGACTACATCAAGAACATGATCACCGGTGCTGCCCAGATGGACGGCGCGATCCTCGTGGTCGCCGCCACCGACGGCCCGATGGCTCAGACCCGTGAGCACGTTCTGCTCGCCAAGCAGGTCGGTGTTCCCTACCTGCTCGTCGCGCTGAACAAGGCCGACATGGTCGACGACGAGGAGATCCTGGAGCTCGTCGAGCTTGAGGTCCGTGAGCTGCTCTCCAGCCAGGACTTCGACGGCGACAACGCTCCCGTGATCCGCGTCTCGGGCCTGAAGGCTCTCGAGGGTGACGAGCAGTGGGTCAACTCGATCGTCGAGCTCATGGAGGCTGTCGACGAGTCCATCCCCGACCCGGTGCGTGACAAGGACAAGCCGTTCCTCATGCCCATCGAGGACGTCTTCACGATCACCGGTCGTGGCACTGTCGTCACCGGCCGCGCCGAGCGTGGCACGCTCGCGATCAACTCCGAGGTCGAGATCGTCGGCATCCGCCCGACGCAGAAGACCACGGTCACCGGTATCGAGATGTTCCACAAGCAGCTCGACGAGGCGTGGGCCGGCGAAAACTGTGGTCTGCTTCTTCGTGGCACCAAGCGCGAGGACGTGGAGCGCGGGCAGGTCGTCGTCAAGCCCGGCTCGGTTACCCCTCACACCAACTTCGAGGGCACCGCGTACATCCTGTCCAAGGATGAGGGTGGGCGTCACAACCCGTTCTTCACGAACTACCGCCCGCAGTTCTACTTCCGTACCACCGACGTGACCGGCGTCATCACGCTGCCCGAGGGCACCGAGATGGTCATGCCCGGTGACACCACCGACATGACGGTCGAGCTGATCCAGCCGATCGCCATGGAAGAGGGCCTCGGCTTCGCGATCCGTGAGGGTGGCCGCACCGTCGGCGCCGGCACGGTCACGAAGATCCTGAAGTAA
- the rplP gene encoding 50S ribosomal protein L16: MLIPRKVKYRKQHHPGRDGQATGGTKVSFGEFGIQALTPAYVTNRQIESARIAMTRHIKRGGKVWINIYPDRPLTKKPAETRMGSGKGSPEWWVANVKPGRVLFEVAGVNEQLAREALTRAIHKLPLKARIIKREEGDA, translated from the coding sequence ATGCTCATCCCCCGCAAGGTCAAGTACCGCAAGCAGCACCACCCGGGTCGCGATGGCCAGGCCACCGGTGGCACCAAGGTGTCGTTCGGTGAGTTCGGCATCCAGGCCCTGACGCCCGCTTACGTGACCAACCGTCAGATCGAGTCCGCTCGTATCGCGATGACCCGTCACATCAAGCGTGGTGGAAAGGTGTGGATCAACATCTACCCCGACCGTCCGCTGACCAAGAAGCCCGCCGAAACCCGCATGGGTTCCGGTAAGGGTTCACCGGAGTGGTGGGTCGCAAACGTCAAGCCGGGTCGCGTCCTCTTCGAGGTCGCCGGCGTCAACGAGCAGCTCGCTCGTGAGGCCCTGACCCGTGCCATCCACAAGCTGCCGCTGAAGGCACGCATCATCAAGCGCGAGGAGGGCGACGCGTAA
- a CDS encoding FHA domain-containing protein codes for MSAVSGRSPYEDAPLFPPVADGEHWATGPDAEPFPETSGAVSAIVGSPVAGSPRMARSAVSASADDDGDFDATLLAHRNRPRWSLVTAGGDEFALRSQVVILGRRPSPDPAHSGAQLVALDDVTVSKTHARLELRGDEWHVVDLGSTNGVVVVSVTGTEVELAPGGEAPAAERLLLGDLELRLVRASR; via the coding sequence GTGTCGGCCGTCAGCGGTCGCTCGCCCTATGAGGACGCGCCCCTGTTCCCGCCGGTCGCGGACGGGGAGCACTGGGCGACCGGGCCGGATGCGGAACCGTTCCCCGAGACATCCGGCGCCGTGTCGGCGATCGTCGGTTCTCCGGTGGCGGGCTCGCCGAGGATGGCCCGCTCGGCGGTATCGGCGTCTGCGGATGACGACGGCGATTTCGACGCGACGCTGCTGGCACACCGCAACCGGCCGCGGTGGTCGCTGGTGACGGCGGGCGGCGACGAATTCGCCTTGCGTTCGCAGGTCGTGATCCTCGGGCGACGCCCGTCCCCCGACCCGGCGCACTCCGGCGCCCAGCTCGTCGCGCTTGACGACGTGACGGTCTCGAAGACGCATGCTCGCCTCGAGCTGCGCGGCGACGAGTGGCACGTCGTCGATCTCGGCTCCACCAACGGCGTCGTCGTGGTCTCGGTCACCGGGACCGAGGTCGAGCTGGCCCCCGGGGGAGAAGCCCCAGCGGCAGAGCGCCTGCTTCTGGGCGACCTGGAGTTGCGGTTGGTCCGCGCGTCGCGTTGA
- the rpsG gene encoding 30S ribosomal protein S7: MPRKGPAPKRPVVNDPVYGAPIVTQLVNKILVDGKKSLAESIVYDALQGVESKNGQDAVATLKKALDNVRPTLEVKSRRVGGSTYQVPVEVKPHRANTLALRWLVSYAKGRREKTMTERLQNEILDASNGLGAAVKRREDTHKMAESNRAFAHYRW; encoded by the coding sequence ATGCCTCGTAAGGGTCCCGCCCCGAAGCGTCCCGTCGTCAACGACCCGGTCTACGGCGCTCCCATCGTCACGCAGTTGGTCAACAAGATCCTCGTCGACGGCAAGAAGTCTCTCGCCGAGTCGATCGTCTACGACGCTCTCCAGGGCGTCGAGTCCAAGAACGGCCAGGACGCTGTTGCCACCCTCAAGAAGGCGCTCGACAACGTGCGCCCCACCCTCGAGGTCAAGAGCCGCCGCGTCGGTGGTTCGACCTACCAGGTTCCGGTCGAGGTCAAGCCGCACCGTGCGAACACGCTCGCGCTGCGCTGGCTCGTCAGCTACGCGAAGGGTCGTCGTGAGAAGACGATGACCGAGCGTCTGCAGAACGAAATCCTGGATGCCTCGAACGGCCTCGGTGCCGCGGTCAAGCGCCGCGAAGACACGCACAAGATGGCCGAGTCGAACCGCGCATTCGCCCACTACCGCTGGTAA
- the rpsC gene encoding 30S ribosomal protein S3 translates to MGQKVNPYGFRLGITTDHVSRWFSDSTKPGQRYADYVAEDIKIRRLLKTQLDRAGVSNIEIERTRDRVRVDIHTARPGIVIGRRGAEAERIRADLEKLTGKQIQLNILEVKNPEADAQLVAQGIAEQLSARVAFRRAMRKGLQGAQRAGAKGVRIQVSGRLGGAEMSRSEFYREGRVPLHTLRANIDYGFYEAKTTFGRIGVKVWIYKGDLTNKELAREQANQKPARERGDRRGPRRDNRAAEAPVAEGASA, encoded by the coding sequence ATGGGACAGAAAGTCAACCCGTACGGCTTCCGCCTGGGCATCACCACCGACCACGTGTCGCGGTGGTTCTCGGACTCGACGAAGCCGGGTCAGCGCTACGCCGACTACGTCGCAGAAGACATCAAGATCCGTCGACTGCTCAAGACGCAGCTCGACCGCGCCGGTGTGAGCAACATCGAGATCGAGCGCACGCGTGACCGCGTTCGCGTCGACATCCACACCGCGCGTCCCGGCATCGTGATCGGCCGCCGCGGCGCCGAGGCTGAGCGCATCCGCGCCGACCTCGAGAAGCTCACCGGCAAGCAGATCCAGCTGAACATCCTCGAGGTCAAGAACCCCGAGGCAGACGCTCAGCTGGTCGCGCAGGGCATCGCCGAGCAGCTGTCTGCTCGTGTGGCGTTCCGTCGCGCGATGCGTAAGGGTCTGCAGGGTGCTCAGCGTGCCGGCGCCAAGGGTGTCCGCATCCAGGTGTCGGGCCGCCTCGGCGGCGCCGAGATGAGCCGGTCGGAGTTCTACCGCGAAGGCCGTGTGCCCCTGCACACGCTGCGCGCGAACATCGACTACGGCTTCTATGAGGCCAAGACCACCTTCGGTCGCATCGGCGTGAAGGTCTGGATCTACAAGGGCGACCTTACCAACAAGGAACTGGCCCGCGAGCAGGCGAACCAGAAGCCCGCGCGCGAGCGTGGCGACCGTCGTGGCCCCCGCCGTGACAACCGCGCCGCCGAGGCCCCGGTCGCAGAAGGAGCGTCGGCATAA
- a CDS encoding DUF5684 domain-containing protein yields the protein MTDGIAVNQALILLIPVSVTVIALYVWCALALGAVFVKSGEPRWKAWVPFVNLAALLVLGGIPGWWVLLLLLPGLGALIVAVLVIVAAHRVNLSFGYGGGMTVLAALLFPVWATVLGFGSARWIGREGRRRRGAEPDATGFGAPETLVTASPPPPPAPPAVSPFAPPPLDRPAVSDAHVGSLARAEPTPEIRSEPAAENPAEDEWDLLSEFTEAEQSPPPPVPPLPRRRRPRSLLRRGSDPSRHPCPRSRTLTTRRSPRPRETTSRHPRARANRRPCPNRSLRRRVRRARPRPARPGSLRRGADRRCDGCRSRRSRAGVGRQRSLAL from the coding sequence ATGACCGACGGCATCGCGGTGAACCAGGCGCTGATTCTGTTGATCCCCGTTTCGGTGACGGTGATCGCGCTCTACGTCTGGTGCGCCCTCGCGCTCGGTGCTGTCTTCGTGAAGTCTGGTGAGCCGCGCTGGAAGGCGTGGGTCCCGTTCGTGAATCTCGCCGCACTGCTCGTTCTCGGCGGAATTCCCGGATGGTGGGTCCTGCTGCTGCTTCTTCCGGGGTTGGGTGCGCTCATCGTCGCGGTTCTCGTCATCGTTGCAGCTCACCGGGTCAACCTGTCGTTCGGCTACGGGGGCGGGATGACGGTGCTGGCCGCCCTGCTGTTCCCGGTGTGGGCGACAGTCCTCGGCTTCGGTTCGGCGCGGTGGATCGGACGAGAAGGTCGCCGGCGCCGCGGAGCAGAACCGGACGCCACCGGCTTCGGCGCCCCCGAGACTCTCGTGACGGCGTCGCCGCCGCCCCCACCGGCACCGCCCGCGGTCTCGCCGTTCGCGCCGCCGCCGCTCGATCGTCCGGCGGTATCCGACGCTCATGTCGGCTCACTCGCGCGGGCCGAGCCCACTCCCGAGATCCGCTCCGAGCCCGCCGCTGAGAACCCTGCCGAGGACGAGTGGGACCTGCTCTCCGAGTTCACCGAGGCCGAGCAGAGCCCGCCGCCCCCGGTTCCCCCGTTGCCTCGACGCCGCCGCCCCCGGTCGCTGCTGCGGCGGGGGAGCGACCCGTCGCGGCATCCGTGCCCGCGCAGTCGCACGCTGACGACCCGGCGATCGCCGCGCCCTCGGGAGACCACGAGCCGGCATCCTCGCGCACGGGCGAACCGGCGGCCGTGCCCGAACCGTTCGCTCCGCCGGCGCGTGCGGCGCGCCCGGCCGAGACCGGCGCGACCGGGCTCGCTCCGTCGGGGAGCCGATCGACGATGTGACGGATGCCGTTCCCGGCGCTCCCGCGCCGGTGTCGGCCGTCAGCGGTCGCTCGCCCTATGA
- a CDS encoding ABC transporter, protein MSDDKPTPGEPVEEPVGEPVAEEPPVDDVVGSARESLADAEAAGSPETPASDQEPAAEPVVVEPVVVESAPSVDEPAVVETVAAEPVVVESAAAETAAPTEAYEAAVVATAVTASEPGVGAYGAQPIFVQAPEAPRPRGNRAAAGAIGLLAALSFGVLYLAVWVGLGLVDGSVTVSSIGTALLAALATWSLWVPVVVFFIAFWLLGAIINRGRWAAWVIFGLLVGAAAYGGHLLGQLFQAPFWTLTAQEGAELVEGQLLAPLAIAAFIIGRELTIWFGSWVAARGKRMTELNVEARREYERTLEAGPQLHQY, encoded by the coding sequence ATGAGTGACGACAAGCCCACACCCGGCGAGCCCGTGGAGGAACCGGTCGGCGAGCCTGTCGCCGAGGAGCCCCCTGTCGACGACGTCGTCGGCAGCGCGCGCGAGAGCCTCGCGGATGCCGAAGCCGCCGGTTCGCCGGAAACACCCGCGTCTGACCAGGAACCGGCAGCCGAGCCTGTCGTGGTCGAGCCCGTCGTCGTGGAGTCCGCGCCCAGCGTTGACGAGCCCGCGGTCGTCGAGACCGTCGCGGCGGAGCCCGTCGTTGTCGAGTCCGCGGCCGCGGAGACCGCAGCGCCCACCGAAGCGTACGAAGCCGCCGTTGTCGCAACCGCGGTGACGGCGAGCGAACCGGGCGTCGGCGCCTACGGTGCTCAGCCGATCTTCGTTCAGGCCCCCGAAGCGCCGCGTCCGCGCGGCAACCGCGCGGCAGCGGGTGCGATCGGCCTGCTCGCGGCGCTCTCGTTCGGGGTCCTCTACCTCGCGGTGTGGGTCGGCCTGGGACTGGTCGACGGTTCCGTCACCGTCAGCAGCATCGGGACCGCTCTGCTTGCCGCCCTCGCGACCTGGTCGCTGTGGGTTCCGGTCGTGGTGTTCTTCATCGCGTTCTGGCTGCTCGGTGCGATCATCAACCGCGGCCGCTGGGCGGCGTGGGTGATCTTCGGACTCCTCGTCGGTGCCGCAGCCTACGGTGGCCATCTGCTGGGGCAGCTCTTCCAGGCCCCGTTCTGGACCCTCACGGCCCAAGAGGGTGCCGAGCTCGTCGAGGGGCAGCTGCTCGCTCCGCTCGCGATCGCCGCCTTCATCATCGGCCGCGAGCTCACGATCTGGTTCGGCTCGTGGGTCGCCGCCCGCGGCAAGCGCATGACCGAGCTGAATGTCGAAGCGCGCCGCGAGTACGAGCGCACCCTCGAGGCGGGTCCGCAGCTGCACCAGTACTGA
- the rplB gene encoding 50S ribosomal protein L2: MAIRKYKPTTPGRRGSSVADFAEITRSTPEKSLLRPIAKTGGRNNQGRITTRHIGGGHKRQYRVIDFRRNDKDGIDAKVAHIEYDPNRTARIALLHYVDGEKRYILAPNKLQQGDIVESGASADIKPGNNLPLRNIPTGTVVHAIELRPGGGAKMARSAGAAVRLVAKDGPYAQLRLPSGEIRNVDARCRATIGEVGNAEQSNINWGKAGRKRWKGVRPTVRGVAMNPVDHPHGGGEGKTSGGRHPVSPWGQAEGRTRHANKESDKLIVRRRTAGKKRK; the protein is encoded by the coding sequence ATGGCAATTCGCAAGTACAAGCCCACGACCCCTGGTCGCCGCGGCTCGTCGGTGGCGGACTTCGCTGAGATCACCCGATCGACGCCCGAGAAGTCGCTCCTTCGTCCCATCGCCAAGACCGGTGGTCGCAACAACCAGGGCCGGATCACGACCCGCCACATCGGTGGTGGACACAAGCGCCAGTACCGCGTCATCGACTTCCGTCGTAACGACAAGGACGGCATCGACGCCAAGGTCGCACACATCGAGTACGACCCCAACCGCACCGCGCGCATCGCGCTGCTGCACTACGTCGACGGCGAGAAGCGCTACATCCTCGCTCCGAACAAGCTGCAGCAGGGCGACATCGTGGAGTCGGGCGCTTCGGCCGACATCAAGCCGGGCAACAACCTGCCCCTGCGCAACATCCCGACCGGTACCGTCGTGCACGCCATCGAGCTGCGCCCCGGTGGCGGCGCGAAGATGGCTCGCTCGGCCGGTGCCGCTGTGCGCCTCGTCGCCAAGGACGGCCCCTACGCGCAGCTGCGTCTGCCCTCGGGTGAGATCCGCAACGTCGACGCCCGCTGCCGCGCCACGATCGGCGAGGTCGGCAACGCCGAGCAGTCGAACATCAACTGGGGCAAGGCCGGCCGCAAGCGCTGGAAGGGCGTGCGCCCGACCGTCCGCGGTGTCGCGATGAACCCGGTCGACCACCCGCACGGTGGTGGTGAGGGTAAGACCTCCGGTGGTCGTCACCCCGTCTCGCCGTGGGGTCAGGCGGAGGGCCGTACGCGCCACGCCAACAAGGAAAGCGACAAGCTCATCGTTCGCCGCCGCACGGCCGGCAAGAAGCGCAAGTAG
- the rpsL gene encoding 30S ribosomal protein S12 — MPTIQQLVRKGRSPKVSKTKAPALKSNPQQAGVCTRVYTTTPKKPNSAMRKVARVKLRNGTEVTAYIPGEGHNLQEHSLVLVRGGRVKDLPGVRYKIVRGALDTQAVKNRKQARSRYGAKKG; from the coding sequence GTGCCAACCATTCAGCAGTTGGTTCGCAAGGGGCGGTCGCCGAAGGTCAGCAAGACCAAGGCTCCCGCGCTGAAGTCGAACCCGCAGCAGGCCGGGGTCTGCACCCGCGTCTACACCACGACGCCGAAGAAGCCGAACTCGGCGATGCGCAAGGTCGCTCGTGTGAAGCTGCGCAACGGCACCGAGGTCACCGCCTACATCCCCGGCGAAGGCCACAACCTGCAGGAGCACTCGCTCGTGCTGGTGCGCGGCGGCCGTGTGAAGGACCTTCCCGGTGTGCGCTACAAGATCGTCCGCGGCGCCCTGGACACCCAGGCCGTCAAGAACCGCAAGCAGGCCCGTAGTCGCTACGGCGCGAAGAAGGGCTGA
- the rplC gene encoding 50S ribosomal protein L3 encodes MAHINEKVSKGLLGTKLGMTQVWDENGKLVPVTVIEVAPNVVTQVRTPEKDGYNAVQIAYGQIDPRKVNKPLSAHFEAAGVTPRRHLTEVRTADAADYSLGQELTVDGVFEAGQLVDVVGTSKGKGTAGVMKRHNFKGVSASHGAHRNHRKPGSIGASSTPSRVFKGMRMAGRMGGERVTVLNLTVHAVDAEKGLLLVKGAVPGARGRIVYVRNAVKGA; translated from the coding sequence ATGGCACACATCAACGAAAAAGTTTCCAAGGGACTCCTGGGCACCAAGCTCGGCATGACCCAGGTCTGGGATGAGAACGGCAAGCTCGTTCCCGTCACCGTGATCGAGGTTGCGCCCAACGTGGTCACCCAGGTTCGTACCCCCGAGAAGGACGGCTACAACGCCGTTCAGATCGCCTACGGCCAGATCGACCCCCGCAAGGTGAACAAGCCCCTCTCGGCCCACTTCGAGGCCGCGGGCGTCACCCCGCGCCGCCACCTCACCGAGGTGCGCACGGCGGATGCTGCTGACTACTCACTCGGTCAGGAGCTCACCGTCGACGGCGTGTTCGAAGCGGGCCAGCTCGTCGACGTTGTCGGCACGAGCAAGGGCAAGGGCACCGCGGGTGTCATGAAGCGCCACAACTTCAAGGGCGTTTCCGCTTCGCACGGTGCTCACCGCAACCACCGCAAGCCCGGTTCGATCGGCGCGTCCTCGACGCCCAGCCGTGTCTTCAAGGGCATGCGCATGGCCGGCCGCATGGGTGGCGAGCGCGTCACCGTTCTCAACCTCACGGTGCACGCCGTCGACGCCGAGAAGGGTCTGCTGCTCGTCAAGGGCGCCGTCCCCGGTGCTCGTGGCCGCATCGTCTACGTCCGCAACGCAGTGAAGGGTGCCTGA